A single window of uncultured Methanospirillum sp. DNA harbors:
- a CDS encoding IS630 family transposase, giving the protein MPFVSSRKPILLTDDDFEYLNKIAKSRTSKKAISERAKIILLSNQGVSDSCIARQLGISRHVVMRTIKRVICIGIHDRLYDLPGKGKNKVISVEAKTWIIGLYCRKPLDFGFPHELWTQRLLQKYIQEHADEEGYPEVAKISQGTISKICNASVIRPFKIRSYIQKSDPEFKEKAATLLHTYQEANILKILEKEGKDPETFIISFDEKSGIQVLDNKYPDLMPVSGQYPYIFRDYEYIRKGTVCLKAAIDLVTGFVHYRISEKNNSAEFVEFLRKIDSQYPKTVKIKVILDNLKVHSSAQTIEYLKSVPNRFEFIFTPKHASWLNIIESFFSKTSRSVLRGIRVKSKEEIILRLSNYIDSLNQEPVIFKWSYKMDPNPSGVILT; this is encoded by the coding sequence ATGCCTTTTGTTTCATCAAGAAAACCTATTTTATTAACTGACGATGATTTTGAATATTTAAACAAAATAGCTAAATCAAGAACATCTAAAAAGGCTATTTCTGAGCGTGCTAAGATAATTCTCTTATCTAATCAAGGAGTATCGGATTCATGTATTGCACGCCAATTAGGAATATCTCGGCACGTAGTAATGAGGACAATCAAACGAGTAATATGCATTGGGATTCATGATAGGCTATATGATTTACCAGGAAAGGGAAAAAACAAAGTCATATCAGTTGAAGCTAAAACCTGGATCATTGGATTATATTGTAGAAAACCATTAGATTTTGGGTTTCCTCATGAATTATGGACACAAAGACTTCTTCAAAAATACATACAGGAGCATGCAGATGAGGAGGGTTATCCCGAAGTAGCCAAAATTTCTCAAGGGACGATATCGAAAATTTGCAATGCAAGCGTAATAAGACCGTTCAAAATTCGATCTTATATTCAGAAGTCTGATCCAGAATTTAAGGAAAAAGCAGCAACATTACTCCATACATATCAAGAAGCTAACATCCTCAAAATTCTAGAAAAAGAGGGCAAAGATCCAGAAACCTTCATTATATCATTTGATGAAAAAAGTGGAATTCAAGTTCTCGATAACAAGTATCCCGATTTAATGCCGGTTTCGGGTCAATATCCATACATTTTTCGAGATTATGAATACATTCGGAAAGGAACTGTTTGCCTAAAAGCAGCAATAGACTTAGTTACTGGATTTGTTCATTATCGGATTTCGGAAAAAAATAATAGTGCTGAATTTGTTGAGTTTTTAAGAAAAATAGACAGTCAATATCCCAAAACGGTCAAAATTAAAGTTATATTAGATAACTTAAAGGTTCATTCTTCCGCACAAACCATAGAGTATCTTAAATCAGTCCCCAATCGCTTTGAATTTATTTTTACTCCTAAACACGCTTCTTGGCTAAACATTATTGAATCCTTTTTTAGTAAGACCTCTCGATCAGTATTAAGGGGAATAAGAGTGAAATCGAAGGAAGAAATCATCCTACGGTTATCTAACTATATTGATAGTTTAAACCAAGAACCTGTAATATTCAAGTGGTCATACAAGATGGATCCTAACCCCTCGGGTGTTATTTTGACATAG
- a CDS encoding class I SAM-dependent methyltransferase, with amino-acid sequence MIDDSTISDFVVKVKKLVEERKNRDEIKTKCNIPKRKKKLNCSNYNINNTDFNLVSSPNILSKIACKVRKFINTEVRNYVDPSIDNQSKVNFELCKAIVELEGRVCFLENITDMINVRENLGSDKIFAPISDGLIENNFNLCINTQSSLIRIIENTIDLNNSQHHIAEYGLSDGFISIHLSKNYDSEIYGIDDSIEYITKCYCTNENLCGSVKYLLADSNTLNLIKSGYFDIIFSIGVLNNLSRTESYNLLNTLLRISKKVLFSVSLEGDPCSSFSERRLNSIEDWNEVLNDLICCKEYLSYDDDNTHIIGIISNIGII; translated from the coding sequence ATGATAGATGACTCGACAATTAGTGATTTTGTGGTAAAAGTTAAAAAATTAGTTGAAGAGAGAAAAAATCGTGATGAAATAAAAACCAAATGCAATATACCCAAAAGGAAAAAAAAGTTGAATTGTTCGAACTATAATATAAATAATACAGATTTTAACTTAGTATCTAGTCCTAATATACTTTCTAAAATTGCCTGTAAGGTTCGAAAATTTATAAATACTGAAGTCCGTAATTATGTAGACCCTAGTATAGATAATCAATCAAAAGTAAATTTCGAACTATGCAAAGCAATTGTGGAATTGGAGGGAAGGGTTTGTTTTCTTGAAAATATTACTGATATGATAAATGTCAGAGAGAATCTTGGAAGTGATAAAATATTTGCTCCAATTTCTGACGGTTTAATTGAGAATAACTTCAATTTATGTATTAATACACAATCCTCCTTAATCAGGATAATAGAGAACACAATAGATTTGAATAATTCCCAACATCATATTGCAGAATATGGCCTTTCAGATGGTTTTATCTCGATACATCTTTCAAAAAATTATGACTCCGAAATATATGGGATAGATGATAGTATCGAATATATTACTAAATGTTATTGTACAAATGAGAATTTATGCGGTTCAGTAAAATATCTATTAGCGGATAGTAATACCTTAAATCTTATTAAATCCGGATATTTTGATATCATTTTTTCCATTGGTGTTCTGAATAATCTTTCCAGGACTGAATCTTATAATCTCCTGAATACTTTATTACGTATATCAAAAAAGGTTCTTTTCTCAGTATCACTTGAGGGTGATCCATGTTCTTCATTTTCTGAAAGACGATTAAACTCTATTGAAGATTGGAATGAGGTTTTAAATGATCTTATCTGTTGTAAGGAATATCTAAGTTATGATGATGATAATACTCATATTATTGGAATAATTTCAAATATAGGTATCATATGA
- a CDS encoding IS1634 family transposase, with protein MDFDDIFVSGSDRTIGHLGLVAGCYDSLKISEIVDNLIPKNGQHKLTHGDALKGMVINGLGYIERRLYLFPGFFTDIAVERLFHQDVCETNFNDDVIGRTLDAIHAYGETELFNQIILPSLENEEFSIHLVNADTTNFSVYGEYDGESQSQEISITHGHPKDGRWDLKRFSLGMATNQYGIPLMLQTFSGNESDKKALLEIINKVRMNLNTGDKVIHVADAAFYTEDNIQTLGLHTFWVSRVPMTISEAIVLRNTSELFIPCKDERYSWFTAKFEYAGIPQNWTVFHSNEQQKKKEPDFQKRILIEFEKTKKSLKHLCSQRFACEPDAKMVAEEWIQNHPKVIFSSFTIDQVRERLEKKRGRPKKDEQLVTKFIVNAEISLNQVLIEQERSILGRFILATNDLDLDPDTTLSYYKGQSQVEKGFRFLKDKTFRVSDVFLKNIGRIQALAMVMVLCLYVYAVAEYRLRKGLREANESIPDQTGKPTQKPTMRWIFFLFRRVKEISLRIEGMVVTKVLNLNDILIKIIRFLGPHCEKYYSL; from the coding sequence ATGGATTTTGATGATATCTTCGTTTCAGGTTCAGATAGAACAATCGGTCATTTAGGACTGGTTGCTGGATGTTATGATTCATTAAAAATTAGTGAGATCGTAGACAATCTCATCCCTAAAAATGGACAACATAAACTCACTCATGGTGATGCCCTTAAAGGAATGGTAATCAATGGCCTCGGATATATTGAACGCCGTCTTTATCTTTTTCCAGGTTTTTTTACAGACATTGCCGTTGAACGACTATTTCACCAAGATGTGTGTGAAACCAACTTCAATGATGATGTAATTGGTCGAACTCTTGATGCAATACATGCATACGGTGAAACAGAACTCTTCAATCAGATCATTCTCCCTTCGCTGGAAAATGAAGAGTTCTCAATCCATCTTGTTAATGCCGATACAACAAATTTCAGTGTGTATGGCGAGTATGATGGAGAAAGCCAAAGTCAGGAAATCTCAATAACTCATGGTCATCCCAAGGATGGCCGTTGGGATCTGAAACGGTTTTCTCTGGGAATGGCAACAAATCAATATGGCATCCCCCTCATGCTTCAAACCTTTTCAGGGAACGAATCTGACAAGAAAGCATTACTTGAAATAATCAATAAGGTCCGTATGAATCTAAATACCGGTGACAAAGTGATTCACGTGGCGGATGCTGCATTTTATACTGAAGACAATATCCAGACATTAGGTCTTCACACATTCTGGGTAAGCAGAGTTCCAATGACGATATCTGAAGCGATAGTTCTGAGGAATACGTCGGAACTCTTCATCCCATGTAAGGATGAGCGATACTCATGGTTTACTGCAAAATTTGAATATGCAGGAATACCCCAGAACTGGACCGTATTTCATTCAAATGAACAACAAAAGAAGAAAGAACCTGATTTCCAGAAGAGAATCCTGATTGAATTTGAGAAGACAAAAAAATCGCTCAAACACTTATGTTCTCAAAGATTTGCTTGTGAACCAGATGCAAAAATGGTTGCAGAAGAATGGATACAGAACCATCCTAAAGTAATTTTCAGTTCATTCACGATTGACCAGGTCAGAGAGCGATTAGAGAAAAAACGGGGAAGACCTAAGAAAGATGAACAGCTTGTGACAAAGTTCATTGTTAACGCAGAAATATCTCTCAACCAGGTACTTATCGAACAAGAACGATCAATCCTTGGAAGGTTTATTCTTGCGACGAATGATCTGGATTTGGATCCTGATACAACTTTGAGTTATTATAAAGGACAATCACAGGTGGAGAAGGGATTCAGGTTCCTGAAAGATAAAACATTCAGGGTTTCAGACGTGTTTTTGAAGAATATTGGAAGAATTCAGGCGTTGGCAATGGTAATGGTTCTCTGCCTTTATGTCTACGCTGTTGCTGAATACAGACTGAGAAAAGGGCTGAGAGAAGCAAACGAAAGCATACCTGATCAGACGGGAAAGCCAACACAAAAACCAACGATGAGATGGATATTTTTCCTTTTCAGAAGGGTAAAAGAAATATCACTTCGAATCGAGGGAATGGTAGTCACGAAAGTTTTGAATCTTAATGACATCCTCATAAAAATTATTAGGTTCTTGGGGCCGCATTGTGAAAAATATTATTCGTTATGA
- a CDS encoding glycosyltransferase family 4 protein, with protein sequence MYSQNFKAYLLSTENPNIGIGGKNTHLLLLERGFQHIGLQYLTIYPSEVLFSNDSPIKQFKRMIKYKDKAALLSPIFRHIYALYDSITPEIQKISTPPTVIFHCHDVLTLSMVNRYFPMEQCVKILTVHGYYTQEIIDDSLLEKSIAIKKYYNSCMNIEKDAVSASDHIIAVDSRIKEYLINKFSYKPSNISIFQNATDTDTFCPVTYDLKKKLRYKYAHKNDDIIVFVPRRLVPKNGVEYAIKAIRMIKQPYVKLVIAGDGLLRKELEGISNGDDRIIFLGEVPHNQIVDYYQLSDIILVPSITSNDIQEATSLSMLEGMACGKTVICSDIGGMQEVLKNSKAGFLVPEKNPESIANIIQDIILNPELEKYGKIARSYVMEHHSYISYAKRLADLYHSTMKTKGLL encoded by the coding sequence ATGTATTCACAAAATTTTAAGGCTTATTTACTTTCGACAGAAAACCCAAATATCGGGATTGGAGGTAAAAATACACATCTCCTTTTGTTAGAACGTGGATTTCAACATATAGGACTTCAATATTTAACTATATATCCATCTGAAGTTTTGTTCTCTAATGATTCACCGATAAAGCAATTTAAACGCATGATTAAATATAAAGATAAAGCCGCCCTATTATCACCAATATTTAGACATATTTATGCTTTGTATGATTCAATAACTCCGGAAATACAAAAGATATCTACCCCTCCAACTGTTATTTTTCATTGTCATGATGTGTTAACACTTTCTATGGTTAACCGATATTTTCCAATGGAGCAGTGTGTAAAAATCTTAACTGTTCATGGATATTATACTCAAGAGATAATTGATGACTCTTTATTAGAAAAATCAATTGCTATAAAAAAATATTACAATTCTTGCATGAATATTGAAAAAGATGCAGTAAGTGCATCAGATCATATTATTGCAGTTGATTCAAGGATTAAAGAATATTTAATAAACAAATTCTCATATAAACCCTCCAACATCTCAATATTTCAAAATGCCACAGATACTGATACTTTTTGTCCTGTGACATATGATCTAAAAAAGAAACTACGTTACAAATATGCACATAAAAATGATGATATTATAGTATTTGTTCCACGTCGTTTGGTTCCCAAAAATGGCGTTGAATACGCAATAAAAGCAATTCGGATGATAAAACAACCATATGTAAAATTGGTTATTGCTGGAGATGGGTTATTAAGGAAAGAATTGGAAGGCATATCTAATGGCGATGATCGCATAATATTCCTTGGAGAAGTGCCTCACAACCAAATTGTAGACTATTATCAATTATCAGATATTATCCTTGTTCCTTCCATCACTTCAAATGATATTCAGGAAGCGACTTCTCTTTCTATGCTTGAAGGAATGGCATGTGGAAAGACCGTAATCTGCTCTGATATTGGAGGGATGCAGGAAGTATTAAAGAATAGTAAGGCGGGATTCTTAGTTCCAGAAAAAAATCCAGAAAGTATCGCGAATATTATCCAAGATATCATATTAAATCCAGAATTAGAAAAGTATGGAAAAATTGCACGATCCTATGTAATGGAACACCATTCCTATATTTCATATGCAAAACGTCTAGCAGACTTGTATCATTCCACTATGAAAACGAAGGGATTATTATGA
- a CDS encoding IS110 family transposase has product MTEEYTIAAGLDIHKRFIIATVLHTNGVKFQQRFERTMQRLLALKDWVFANKCQVVACESTSDYRVQIYDLLCDYLEFIVGNPHDMKVLSHKKTDKIDSEMIALLALKGMIKPSRVFLRIHRDFRKIVRLRHFLVRKRTDIKNRVHSILDSELFQLSNVLTDIFGKSGVKIMQGILDGKSPDEVILSIHARVRDRKEEEIRTLLEQNLSLYALIQLRHCLRVMKQLDDEIEHLTRTASQYAMDKYPREFEILYSVPGIGEIAAFTILAEVGDFKDFQSGDKLASWAGIVPRVYQSADHKSKRSITKRGSRLLRWILIQVAHAAAKKSGSVFADFYIAKKDLIGKGKTAVALARKIITVVWHLIVNNEVYEDKYSRPKKPLSVKTVKIPVSYTIEEAIKLFSEAVQAIKKPDPDLI; this is encoded by the coding sequence ATGACAGAAGAGTATACAATAGCTGCGGGATTAGACATCCATAAGCGATTTATCATCGCTACAGTACTCCATACTAATGGTGTCAAATTCCAACAGCGATTTGAAAGAACAATGCAAAGGCTACTTGCATTGAAAGATTGGGTCTTTGCAAATAAATGCCAAGTGGTTGCATGTGAATCTACAAGTGACTACAGGGTACAGATTTATGATCTATTATGCGATTATTTGGAATTTATTGTTGGTAATCCTCATGATATGAAGGTTTTATCCCATAAAAAAACGGATAAAATTGATTCGGAAATGATAGCGCTTTTAGCGCTAAAGGGGATGATTAAGCCTTCTCGAGTATTTTTACGCATACATCGTGACTTTAGAAAGATTGTTCGTCTCCGGCATTTTCTTGTTCGTAAGCGTACTGACATAAAAAATCGGGTTCACAGCATCCTTGACAGTGAACTATTCCAATTATCCAATGTTCTTACCGACATTTTTGGCAAATCCGGAGTCAAGATCATGCAAGGCATCCTTGATGGGAAATCTCCAGACGAGGTAATTCTATCTATCCATGCACGCGTGAGGGATAGGAAAGAAGAAGAGATTCGAACACTTCTGGAACAAAATCTCTCATTGTATGCATTGATACAGTTGAGGCACTGTCTTCGGGTTATGAAGCAATTGGATGACGAAATAGAACATCTTACACGAACCGCTTCTCAGTACGCCATGGATAAATATCCACGGGAATTTGAAATCCTGTATTCGGTTCCTGGTATCGGAGAGATCGCAGCGTTTACAATACTTGCGGAAGTTGGTGACTTTAAAGATTTTCAATCCGGAGATAAGTTAGCAAGTTGGGCAGGAATTGTTCCAAGAGTCTATCAGTCTGCAGACCATAAGTCAAAACGATCAATCACCAAACGAGGTTCACGATTACTCAGGTGGATTTTAATTCAAGTAGCTCATGCAGCGGCAAAAAAATCGGGGAGTGTTTTCGCTGATTTCTATATTGCTAAGAAGGACCTTATTGGAAAAGGGAAAACTGCAGTGGCTCTTGCAAGAAAAATTATCACTGTTGTATGGCACCTCATCGTAAACAACGAGGTTTATGAAGATAAATACTCCAGACCAAAGAAACCACTTTCAGTAAAAACCGTTAAAATTCCCGTCTCATACACGATAGAAGAGGCTATTAAATTATTTTCTGAAGCTGTTCAGGCAATTAAGAAACCCGATCCTGATCTGATATAA
- a CDS encoding glycosyltransferase: protein MKNPRVSILMPTHNDEETIVESINSVINQDYQNWELIIINDHSEETDVIISQFKDNRIKYLHNSGDIGQLNAINYGVPYISGDLVTFLHSDDRFNSSSSLIECVQHFQDITLDGIYSNLRIINEKGYFTGFLRTVPSVRKNLLNGIFLLRGSNIVSDVFFVTKDVFLRVVLNNYLFWNMPYWFYEKTDNKKKIGVNTEKIVDKPTNSLKVLNLKKVKPWYDYRVYKNNYIKSEVGKFETFNGMLRTTLVLSCYFDEFPFSRLPRITEYLIKKYGFSISRKRKYSGSYFDLVCSVYRGIYGEGCISMNTYLKAILDYYQNYPSSNEIKIPTELIRNCNNWYKGCDARRFYLDVISEGKLDPLYIYILKHANEGFNTININRKEDQSRMIDLLKFLNIMARVEVIDFQ, encoded by the coding sequence ATGAAAAATCCGCGAGTTTCAATTTTGATGCCAACACATAACGATGAAGAAACAATTGTAGAATCCATAAATTCAGTAATAAATCAAGATTATCAAAATTGGGAACTAATTATAATTAATGATCATTCTGAAGAAACTGATGTTATCATTTCACAGTTCAAAGATAACCGAATAAAATATCTACATAATTCAGGTGATATTGGGCAGTTAAATGCAATAAATTATGGAGTACCCTATATATCTGGCGATTTGGTTACATTTCTACATTCAGATGATCGTTTTAATTCATCCTCCTCCCTGATAGAATGTGTACAGCATTTTCAAGATATTACTCTTGATGGGATTTATTCAAACCTTCGTATAATAAATGAAAAAGGATATTTTACTGGTTTCTTAAGAACAGTACCAAGTGTGAGAAAAAATTTATTAAATGGTATCTTTTTATTACGTGGATCCAATATTGTATCAGATGTTTTTTTTGTAACAAAAGATGTATTTTTGCGTGTTGTATTAAATAATTATTTATTCTGGAATATGCCATACTGGTTTTATGAAAAAACAGATAACAAAAAAAAGATAGGTGTTAACACAGAAAAAATTGTAGATAAACCTACGAATAGTCTTAAGGTTCTAAATTTAAAAAAAGTAAAACCTTGGTATGATTATAGGGTTTATAAGAATAATTATATCAAATCTGAAGTAGGAAAGTTTGAAACATTTAATGGGATGCTGAGAACAACATTAGTCTTAAGCTGTTATTTTGATGAATTTCCTTTTTCGAGGCTTCCCCGGATTACAGAATATTTAATAAAAAAATATGGCTTTTCTATTTCACGAAAACGTAAGTATTCGGGTTCATATTTTGATTTAGTATGCTCAGTATATCGTGGAATATATGGAGAGGGATGTATTAGCATGAATACATATTTAAAAGCAATTTTAGACTATTATCAAAATTATCCATCATCTAACGAAATAAAAATTCCAACTGAATTGATTAGGAATTGTAATAATTGGTATAAAGGGTGTGATGCAAGAAGGTTTTATCTTGATGTTATCAGTGAAGGAAAATTGGATCCCTTATATATATATATTCTTAAACATGCAAATGAGGGGTTTAATACAATAAATATTAACAGAAAAGAGGATCAGTCTAGAATGATTGATCTGTTGAAATTTTTAAATATTATGGCACGTGTTGAAGTAATAGATTTTCAATAA
- a CDS encoding IS630 family transposase (programmed frameshift), which translates to MFRKYSIYLPDFEREELLSVVNKGISPAYRIKHAQILLNADKNGPNLPDWKSAEFIKCHPQTVFNVRKRYHEQGLKAALDRKFREEPPNEPILDGQKEAQLIAIACSQPPTGYTRWTFKLLSERMVELEIVETISPKTVERALKKNELKPHLKKCWVIPPQQNAEFVAHMEDILEIYHLPYNPNIPVVCMDEKPIQFISDTRPSIPLSPSHPERFDYEYQRNGTSNIFIFTEPLKGWRKAVVREKKTKQDWAEEIRTILIEDYPSASKIILICDNLNTHTIGALYATFTPKEALKLSKRLEIHHTPKHGSWLNIAEIELSVMTMQCLNRRIGDPISLKNEIKFWQKNRNENQKSVNWQFKSEDARIKLRHLYPQI; encoded by the exons ATGTTTAGAAAATATTCAATTTATCTTCCTGATTTTGAACGAGAAGAATTACTATCAGTAGTAAATAAGGGTATATCCCCTGCCTATCGAATAAAACATGCCCAAATTCTATTAAATGCTGACAAGAACGGCCCTAATTTACCAGATTGGAAAAGCGCTGAATTTATTAAATGTCATCCTCAAACCGTGTTTAATGTAAGAAAAAGATATCATGAACAGGGTCTAAAAGCTGCATTGGATAGGAAATTCCGTGAAGAACCACCGAATGAACCAATTTTAGATGGACAGAAAGAAGCTCAATTAATTGCAATAGCCTGCAGTCAACCTCCCACTGGTTATACTCGATGGACGTTTAAACTCCTTTCCGAGCGTATGGTAGAATTAGAGATCGTTGAAACAATCTCTCCAAAAACTGTTGAAAGAGCCTTAAA AAAAAACGAACTCAAACCTCATTTGAAAAAATGCTGGGTAATCCCTCCTCAACAGAACGCTGAATTTGTTGCTCACATGGAAGATATCCTTGAAATATATCACCTTCCATATAATCCAAATATCCCTGTTGTTTGCATGGATGAGAAACCAATTCAATTTATTTCTGATACCAGACCTTCAATTCCTCTTTCACCATCTCATCCTGAGCGGTTTGACTATGAATATCAGAGAAATGGTACGTCAAATATCTTTATTTTCACTGAACCATTGAAAGGTTGGCGGAAAGCTGTTGTAAGGGAAAAGAAAACTAAACAAGATTGGGCTGAGGAAATCCGAACGATATTGATTGAGGATTACCCATCTGCATCGAAAATTATTTTGATCTGTGATAATTTGAATACACATACGATAGGTGCTTTATATGCAACATTTACCCCTAAAGAAGCACTGAAACTTTCCAAACGATTAGAGATTCATCACACACCAAAACACGGTTCATGGTTAAATATTGCAGAAATTGAGTTGAGTGTTATGACCATGCAATGTTTAAACAGAAGAATCGGGGATCCCATTTCGTTAAAGAATGAAATTAAATTTTGGCAGAAGAACAGAAATGAAAATCAGAAGTCAGTAAACTGGCAGTTCAAATCAGAAGATGCAAGAATTAAACTACGTCACCTTTATCCACAAATTTAA
- the wecB gene encoding UDP-N-acetylglucosamine 2-epimerase (non-hydrolyzing) translates to MKIGIILGTRPEIIKMSPIIRYCEKLSIPFFILHTGQHYSYEMDSLFFKQLMLPNPTFNLNIGSGSHAVQTAKILIGVEEIISREHPSIVLVQGDTNTVLGGALAAVKLHIPIGHIEAGLRSNDRTMPEEINRIVTDHLSNYLFTPTICAQNNLISEGIQKDKIFSVGNTIVDSVNYNLSIANSQYSQMNIYSLSPKQYVLVTLHRAENVDSVSRLKKIFQGLTSIINDYKYPVILPVHPRTKRMIEQEKISFGNILLINPVGYLEFLNLEFNAKIILTDSGGVQEEACILGVPCVTIRENTERPETIEVGSNILAGTEPDSIIRCFCAMLEKKYEWSNPYGDGKAGERIVECLKTKLL, encoded by the coding sequence ATGAAGATTGGTATTATCCTTGGAACAAGACCCGAAATAATAAAAATGTCTCCAATAATTCGTTATTGTGAGAAATTGTCCATTCCATTTTTTATTCTGCATACAGGGCAGCATTACAGTTATGAAATGGACTCTCTTTTCTTCAAACAATTAATGCTCCCAAATCCCACATTTAATCTTAATATTGGTTCGGGATCTCATGCCGTGCAGACTGCCAAAATTCTAATCGGTGTTGAAGAAATCATTTCCCGTGAACATCCGAGCATAGTTTTAGTTCAAGGTGACACAAACACTGTTCTGGGAGGTGCCCTAGCAGCAGTGAAACTACACATCCCCATTGGACATATTGAAGCTGGTCTGAGAAGTAACGATAGAACGATGCCAGAAGAAATAAACCGAATTGTTACAGATCATTTGTCTAATTATCTGTTTACTCCAACGATTTGTGCACAGAACAATCTCATAAGTGAGGGTATCCAAAAGGATAAAATTTTTTCAGTGGGGAACACGATAGTAGATTCCGTTAATTATAATCTATCGATTGCTAACTCACAATATTCTCAAATGAATATTTATTCATTAAGTCCGAAGCAGTATGTTCTTGTTACCCTCCATCGAGCAGAAAATGTTGATTCAGTAAGTCGGTTAAAAAAGATTTTCCAAGGATTGACTTCAATAATTAATGATTATAAATACCCTGTGATATTGCCTGTTCACCCACGTACCAAAAGAATGATTGAGCAAGAAAAAATTTCTTTTGGTAATATTCTCCTTATTAATCCTGTGGGCTACCTAGAGTTCCTCAACCTTGAATTTAATGCAAAAATAATACTTACCGATTCAGGAGGGGTTCAAGAAGAGGCCTGTATTCTAGGAGTTCCTTGTGTAACAATTCGTGAAAACACGGAGCGTCCGGAAACTATTGAAGTTGGATCTAATATTCTGGCAGGAACAGAGCCAGATTCAATAATTAGATGCTTTTGTGCGATGCTCGAAAAAAAATATGAATGGTCTAATCCATATGGAGATGGGAAAGCTGGTGAAAGAATTGTTGAATGTTTAAAAACTAAATTGTTGTGA